The Candidatus Aminicenantes bacterium genome includes the window GCCTGGAAACCCATCGATTCCAGGAGATGGATGTACGGATCTCGCTGCCGGCGCGTTACCGCTGCCTGGTTTCGGGACAGCTTGAATCCGAAACGGTGGCGGCGGGACAGCGAATGTTGCGTTTCAAAAGCCCGGCGGTCAAAGGCCTGGGACTGGTGTGTGGCGATTTCATGCCGCGCATGCGGGTGGAGGCGGCGGTAGCCGTTGAGGTGTACGCCGCCCGCGACCTGGTGATGCAGCGCAAGCTCGAAATCAGTGATATACAGCCTGCAGTCGACTTTCTGGTGGAAGCCTACGGACTTCCCACGTCCAGGGTGATCAACCTGGTGTTGCGGCGCTGGCACGAATACGGCGGCATCAGCAACCAGGGCCTGGTGGTTCTCAACGTGCCCGGACCCCGCGAGAGTCGCAAAGAAACCCTGCGGCGTCGCATTATGGGCAATCGTCCCGTGATTATCACGGATCTGTACCGTGACAGCCTGGTTCACGAACTGGCGCATCAGTGGTGGGGAGGGGAAGTTTCGTGGAATTCCTATCGGGATATCTGGATCACCGAGGGACTGGCGCAGTTCTCCACCCTGTTTTTTCACAAAAAACACTTGTCCGATCGGGCGTATGCCGCGGCGGTGCGCGACATGAAGCGCTGGGTGGTGCGCCACAGTCATGTCGGTCCCCCGGTTTACGGACCGCGTATCCGCAATCTCGGCGACGATGTGGAAGCCGTGCAGAGCGTGGTCTACAACCGTTCCGCGCTGGCGTTCGCCATGCTCACCGAGATCCTGGGCGAAAAAGAGGTGTTTCGTCGCTTGCGGGCGATATTGGAAAACAGGCGCTACCACAGCCTGACTTCATCGCAGTTCATTGCGGCTTTCAGTGAAGGCAGTCCCAGGCTGAAACAATTCTTTGCCGCCTGGATTTACTCGCGCCGCCTGCCGCGATTGGATGTGGCCACCCGTTTCAGCGGCAATGAAGTGAAAGTAAAGTTGACCCAGGACGCGGATTTTGTGATTCCCCTGCAAGTAAAGGTGTCTACAAAAGATGGGATCTCTCTTTACCCGGTGGTCATGGAGACTGAACAGCTGCGGTTGAATTGGCGTGAGGTATCCAAAGTGCGCAAGGTGGAAGTCCGGGCAATGTACGCGCCGCTTGTATTCGACTGAGGTCAAAAGCAGGGCGGGTCCGCCTTTGTTTTGGCCCATGATTGTGGTAACATGATGGCATCAGGAGACAGTGCATGAAACGAGTTCTTGCCGTGGTTCTGCCGGGGTTGCTGCTGGGGATGTATTGCCTGCAGGCGGCCACGCGAAAGATATCCGACCTTCCCGAAAAATACCGTAAATGGCTGACCGAGGAGGTTGTTTACATCATCACCCAGGTTGAGAAAAACGCTTTCCTGCAGCTGGATAATGACCGCGAGCGGGATATCTTTATCGAGGCGTTCTGGAAACAGCGGGATCCCAATCCCAATACCGAAGAAAACGAATTCCGCACTGAACACATGGAGCGCATCGCCTATGCCAACCTCTGGTATGGCCGGGAAGAACCCGCGCCGGGATGGCGTTCCGACCAGGGAAAGATCTACATTATCCTAGGTAAAGCCAACCAGGTCAACAAGTACTACAACCTGTCGGAAGTCAAGAACATGGAGGTTTGGTTTTACTCGCCCAAACCGGAAATGGGACTCTACAACGCGTTTAACGTGGTGTTTTTCAAACACAGTCCCACGGAAACTTTTCGCCTCTACAGTCCCATCAAGTACGGCCCTGCGGCGCTCTTGAACAACTTCCGGGGCGATGTGGTCGACCACCAGGCCGCTTACAACGAGTTGTACAGGGTGGATCCGGCCATCGCCAATGTTTCGCTGACACTCTACCCCAACGAAACCCATGTGACCGGATCCCCGTCCATCTCTTCCGAGATTTTGATCAACTCCAAGATCCCCCAGGCTCCCAGCGTCAAGGTGAACACGGGTTACGCTGAAAAAATCGTGAAGTACCGGGGAATTGTCAATGTCAACTACCTGGTCAACTACGTGGAGCGGGACGCCATGGTACGCGTGTTGCGGGATCGATCGGGGATCGCGTTTTTGCACTACATTATTGAGCCCAAACGCCTGACCCTGGAACGCTACGATGATGACCTGTATACCACCATTGAGGTCAGCGGACGCATCACCGATCTGGAGGGAAAGACCATTCACCAGTTCAACCGCAAGAGCCCCGTCAAAATGGAAGCCGGCCGGACTTCCGCCCTGACCTCGCGCTCATTCAGTTTCCAGGACCTGATTCCCGTGATGAGCGGCGTTTTCAAATACAACATCCTGTTGCGCAATTCGGCCCGGGATGAATT containing:
- a CDS encoding GWxTD domain-containing protein, with translation MKRVLAVVLPGLLLGMYCLQAATRKISDLPEKYRKWLTEEVVYIITQVEKNAFLQLDNDRERDIFIEAFWKQRDPNPNTEENEFRTEHMERIAYANLWYGREEPAPGWRSDQGKIYIILGKANQVNKYYNLSEVKNMEVWFYSPKPEMGLYNAFNVVFFKHSPTETFRLYSPIKYGPAALLNNFRGDVVDHQAAYNELYRVDPAIANVSLTLYPNETHVTGSPSISSEILINSKIPQAPSVKVNTGYAEKIVKYRGIVNVNYLVNYVERDAMVRVLRDRSGIAFLHYIIEPKRLTLERYDDDLYTTIEVSGRITDLEGKTIHQFNRKSPVKMEAGRTSALTSRSFSFQDLIPVMSGVFKYNILLRNSARDEFTTIEGDMLVPDYQGLGMSPLLLSHHTTPDSGARFKPFLLGDTQLVPSPRNDFNSSDTLTLHFQLYDVPAELKASGRIEAAIRADRDKKVVWSKKLAMAEMPATDNVFLSLPLQDFPTDYFNVDVRVMDHNQRPVLQEQASFYIAPYRLRRAVVMSLPYSRDKAAVNSHILGNQYRLSGKLDKARGLLERAHNADPLSPLYARDYAGLLLYLKEYDRLPDVIRPFLEGEHKNMFLMIRVELARRRGDWQSALDLGEEYLKHNGINRHVLNVMGESLMHLGNRDEAIRLFTRSLEEEPNQPSVREMVEKLKTEKKDGAKSNQKPQ